A region of uncultured Anaeromusa sp. DNA encodes the following proteins:
- a CDS encoding Rrf2 family transcriptional regulator, whose amino-acid sequence MQFSIGVEYALHCLLYMVDIPVGKSVGIKDLATYQGVSETYLSKVFTKLKKTGLVKSIPGVNGGYELACSPEEISFWNIVEAVEGTSPFFQCVEVRQREVLLDKENLPDSYTKCPCLIKVVMLEAEERMKEYLESKTLAWLHAQVANKIPADHSEATKEWFRNAKKTRNTKPAAT is encoded by the coding sequence TTGCAATTTTCGATAGGGGTAGAGTACGCGTTGCATTGCTTGTTATATATGGTGGATATTCCTGTAGGCAAGTCTGTAGGGATTAAAGATCTGGCAACGTATCAGGGGGTTTCTGAGACTTATCTTTCGAAGGTTTTTACAAAATTAAAGAAGACAGGTCTTGTAAAATCAATTCCTGGCGTCAATGGCGGCTACGAATTAGCGTGTTCGCCTGAGGAAATCTCTTTTTGGAATATTGTTGAAGCGGTGGAAGGCACCTCTCCATTCTTTCAGTGTGTAGAGGTTAGGCAGCGGGAAGTTCTGTTGGATAAGGAAAATTTGCCTGATTCCTATACAAAATGTCCTTGCTTAATAAAAGTTGTCATGCTGGAAGCAGAAGAACGAATGAAAGAGTATCTCGAAAGCAAAACTTTGGCTTGGTTGCACGCGCAAGTAGCCAATAAAATCCCTGCGGACCATAGTGAAGCGACGAAGGAATGGTTTAGAAACGCTAAAAAAACAAGAAACACAAAGCCGGCGGCCACGTAA
- a CDS encoding MFS transporter — protein MKKRWLVLGVSWIVFFVAFLDRVNLSVAMPLISKEFSLSPEQVGYLFSAFFISYTVFQIPGGYLSDKVGPKKVLLVALVWWSIMTMATGVARTFSQFFIVRVLFGIGEGLQPPCAFKLNSNWFPNQERATANAIFTSACSFGPAIAPSIAVAIIGLWGWHALFYIFGALGFVIMPLLYFFVKNSPEEDPDISKEELEYIKSGQTEIVTQTTDSEEVGLMSVLKNRNIVLLALTYFGFMCAFFGLLSWLPSYLVKARGFELVKMGIFSGLPFLALGIAQPFGGWLSDKVFKGKRKIQAMVVNLAAGPVLYGVVVAPTETVAMALLVCTGFLVGMAFGPLWAMPMESVKRSYVGMATGVMNAGGSIGGILSPIIIGYLVGMSGYNAAFVFMGGALVFTALVVSLVKLPPRAEA, from the coding sequence ATGAAAAAGCGCTGGCTTGTTTTAGGCGTATCATGGATCGTATTTTTCGTAGCTTTTTTGGATCGAGTCAATCTGTCGGTAGCCATGCCGTTGATCTCTAAGGAGTTTTCTTTATCTCCGGAGCAGGTAGGCTATTTGTTTAGCGCATTCTTTATTTCCTATACGGTCTTTCAGATTCCGGGCGGTTATTTAAGCGATAAAGTAGGGCCGAAAAAGGTGCTTCTTGTGGCGCTCGTTTGGTGGTCTATTATGACGATGGCTACCGGTGTGGCGCGGACCTTTTCGCAATTCTTCATCGTTCGCGTGCTCTTTGGCATTGGTGAAGGCTTGCAGCCGCCATGTGCTTTTAAGCTCAACAGCAACTGGTTTCCGAATCAGGAACGGGCTACGGCGAACGCGATCTTTACCTCGGCCTGTTCCTTCGGACCGGCCATTGCGCCGTCGATTGCGGTGGCGATTATTGGCCTCTGGGGCTGGCATGCGTTGTTCTATATTTTCGGCGCCTTGGGTTTTGTAATTATGCCGTTGCTGTACTTCTTTGTGAAAAATTCTCCCGAAGAGGATCCAGACATTTCCAAGGAAGAGCTGGAATATATTAAGAGCGGCCAGACGGAGATTGTTACCCAGACGACAGACTCGGAAGAAGTAGGCCTGATGAGCGTGCTCAAAAACCGTAACATCGTGCTTTTGGCGCTTACGTATTTCGGATTTATGTGCGCCTTCTTCGGCCTTCTTTCGTGGCTGCCTAGTTATCTCGTAAAAGCCAGAGGATTTGAACTGGTGAAAATGGGCATTTTTTCGGGGTTGCCCTTCTTAGCGCTGGGTATTGCCCAACCTTTTGGCGGCTGGCTGTCAGATAAGGTGTTCAAAGGGAAGCGCAAAATACAGGCCATGGTAGTAAATCTGGCCGCAGGCCCGGTTTTATACGGTGTAGTAGTGGCGCCGACGGAAACGGTGGCGATGGCGCTCTTGGTATGCACCGGCTTCTTGGTGGGGATGGCCTTTGGTCCATTGTGGGCGATGCCGATGGAATCGGTAAAACGAAGCTATGTGGGCATGGCTACAGGTGTGATGAACGCCGGCGGCAGTATTGGCGGTATTTTATCCCCCATTATCATTGGCTATTTGGTAGGCATGTCCGGTTATAACGCCGCTTTCGTCTTTATGGGCGGAGCGCTGGTGTTTACGGCGTTGGTAGTGTCCCTGGTTAAACTGCCGCCAAGAGCGGAAGCGTAG
- a CDS encoding acetoacetate decarboxylase family protein — protein MFKFDEKKAYRAPVSFSGYDFDPDAKAVYGDVTTLALTCETEEERLSAYLPEGFVCLAPQLQIVYSQSREVAWMGGSAYNLIMAGVPVRYQGKRDTSEGVYALVMWENHTVPILTGNLAMGIPKVFADIQDLHRYQDSFWTNASYEGHTFLELEIQGLKAWPSEQASFGEQVVNLFGWRYVPKVGAPGADLSQPIEFPQRITTVQGWSGTGDIKWTKLTRLQHPAHCHIIAALADLPVQSVRAVLTKGSMILQEGHGRVLA, from the coding sequence ATGTTCAAGTTTGACGAGAAGAAAGCCTATCGAGCACCTGTCAGTTTTTCTGGTTATGACTTTGACCCGGATGCCAAAGCGGTTTACGGCGATGTGACCACTCTGGCGCTTACCTGTGAGACGGAGGAAGAGCGTCTTAGCGCGTACTTGCCGGAAGGGTTTGTCTGTCTGGCGCCGCAACTCCAGATTGTGTATTCCCAAAGCCGCGAGGTGGCCTGGATGGGAGGCTCTGCCTACAATTTGATCATGGCGGGCGTGCCGGTCCGATATCAAGGGAAGCGCGACACTTCAGAAGGCGTGTATGCGCTGGTTATGTGGGAAAATCATACGGTGCCGATTTTGACGGGAAATCTGGCGATGGGGATTCCCAAGGTGTTTGCGGATATTCAAGACTTGCATCGGTATCAAGACTCCTTCTGGACCAATGCCAGCTACGAGGGGCATACCTTCTTGGAATTGGAAATACAGGGATTGAAGGCATGGCCGAGCGAGCAGGCTTCTTTTGGCGAGCAGGTGGTGAATTTGTTCGGTTGGCGCTATGTGCCGAAAGTCGGCGCGCCAGGGGCTGATTTGAGCCAGCCCATTGAATTTCCCCAACGGATTACCACGGTGCAGGGCTGGAGCGGCACCGGCGACATAAAGTGGACAAAGCTTACCCGGCTGCAGCATCCGGCGCACTGTCATATTATCGCGGCGCTGGCGGATTTACCGGTGCAAAGCGTGAGGGCTGTCTTGACGAAGGGCAGCATGATTCTGCAGGAGGGACACGGGCGAGTGCTGGCGTAG
- a CDS encoding Na-translocating system protein MpsC family protein — translation MVITFGFFALCEDWVIVQGYVRWPMKKHIINIASYEETLHNLEKYHHGLLLEVQEKFKFSNASATPFIALRKNVELGFLCSPLIAWEQDAVAQYGKKPIFDEYYPLILDFVRQTTIPKKSCEYACGIAYFHVFPPMYHKNMICSFFVNFFEKPIFKSFNLMHSSLEQEIVIQISAFFRKQNKYGPEKISVSILDDQFIVIMVSGLLTPFLKEFIDSSRQVASVVEEALFLQTGKLLEEIFGKYFDAEPCEPFVFFDKENDKVVAIANYKWKAFLDKMCT, via the coding sequence TTGGTAATTACATTTGGCTTTTTTGCTTTGTGTGAAGATTGGGTTATAGTGCAAGGTTATGTTAGGTGGCCAATGAAAAAACATATAATAAACATAGCTTCTTACGAAGAAACATTACATAATTTGGAGAAATATCACCACGGACTTCTGCTGGAAGTGCAGGAAAAATTTAAGTTTTCCAATGCATCTGCAACGCCGTTTATTGCATTGCGGAAAAATGTTGAATTGGGTTTTTTGTGTAGTCCTCTAATTGCTTGGGAACAAGATGCGGTCGCTCAATATGGAAAAAAACCTATTTTTGATGAGTATTATCCACTAATTTTGGATTTTGTAAGACAGACAACTATACCGAAAAAAAGTTGTGAGTACGCTTGTGGTATAGCTTATTTTCATGTTTTTCCACCAATGTACCATAAAAACATGATTTGTAGTTTCTTTGTGAATTTTTTTGAAAAACCGATTTTCAAGAGCTTCAATTTGATGCATAGTTCGCTAGAACAAGAAATTGTAATACAAATATCCGCGTTTTTTCGTAAACAGAATAAGTATGGTCCAGAGAAAATATCAGTTTCTATTTTAGATGATCAATTTATCGTTATTATGGTTTCTGGCTTGCTAACTCCATTTTTAAAAGAGTTTATTGATAGTAGTAGGCAGGTTGCAAGCGTAGTTGAAGAAGCGCTTTTTTTACAAACTGGAAAGCTATTGGAAGAAATTTTTGGAAAATATTTTGACGCAGAACCATGCGAACCATTTGTTTTTTTTGATAAAGAAAATGATAAAGTTGTTGCCATAGCGAATTATAAATGGAAAGCTTTTTTAGATAAAATGTGTACTTGA
- a CDS encoding L-2-amino-thiazoline-4-carboxylic acid hydrolase — translation MIDNKISIKGEAVVDIQRGAIGHRATWTGLTYAHACKAGKAQEMEEIIRAAIAETGLIQGAEIKAQCPNPENVLSFADTFFSPNVVKTFEVEFKSKSADRIDLEFHHCPLLKAWQDLGFNDETCEKLCDMAMDGDRGIAKAMGYEFHLGDTIANGCPTCQISFFKKA, via the coding sequence ATGATTGATAATAAAATTAGCATTAAAGGCGAGGCTGTAGTAGATATTCAAAGAGGGGCGATCGGTCATCGGGCTACCTGGACCGGCCTGACCTATGCACATGCTTGTAAAGCCGGTAAGGCGCAGGAAATGGAAGAAATCATTCGCGCGGCTATCGCCGAAACGGGTTTGATCCAGGGCGCAGAAATTAAAGCACAATGTCCGAATCCGGAGAATGTGCTTTCTTTTGCAGATACTTTTTTCTCACCAAATGTAGTTAAGACCTTTGAAGTAGAATTCAAAAGCAAAAGCGCAGATCGCATTGATCTAGAGTTTCATCACTGCCCTCTTTTGAAAGCTTGGCAGGATTTGGGCTTTAACGATGAAACCTGTGAGAAGCTTTGTGATATGGCTATGGACGGCGATCGGGGCATTGCCAAAGCCATGGGTTATGAGTTCCATCTGGGCGATACCATTGCTAACGGCTGTCCTACCTGCCAAATTTCTTTCTTCAAAAAAGCATAG
- a CDS encoding methyl-accepting chemotaxis protein codes for MISWLNNLKVVQKLTLLISVLLVAVICVGGTGYYFLSNTNESLNKMYNEKLISVALIVENAAHARTIEADVYAIMLTTDANENKTILTDIANRDKVFDANITTVEKMPLSESLRAKIKAVRTDLDKYRSVRGKVLELANQNKNAEAYLLFNQDAKALSNAFTNELRNVADDIRKSAEEDNKQNEKAFSLASTLFVVVISISILLGVVLGLLISKRITKRLNDVVDFLGIVAKGDFSREISLESLQDKSEFGDVSRAVATMNKNIKELILHLSNTSEQLASSSEELTASAEQSAQASNQVAISVTEVAQGSERQLHLASGANQVVQQISHAITQVASNTEVVSESAEKTADMANNGEKAIKQAVTQMQIIEKKTKDTAGVIGELEEKSKKIGQIVDVISAISGQTNLLALNAAIEAARAGEAGRGFAVVAEEVRKLAEQSQNAAKQITELIDEVQAKTDSAVSFMNDGKKEVETGANVVSMAGQSFEEILTMVRDMTNQIHEISAAIEEITSGTQNVVNSVQDIDSESKKTSEQTQTISAATEEQSASVEEIASASQHLANMAEELQQAIRKFKI; via the coding sequence ATGATATCTTGGTTGAACAATTTAAAGGTCGTACAAAAGCTAACTCTCTTGATTTCAGTATTACTAGTTGCTGTTATTTGCGTAGGGGGGACTGGTTATTACTTTCTTAGTAACACAAACGAGTCGTTAAATAAAATGTATAATGAAAAACTAATATCTGTTGCGCTTATTGTTGAAAATGCGGCGCATGCTCGCACAATTGAAGCGGATGTATATGCAATAATGTTAACTACGGACGCAAACGAAAACAAAACGATCTTAACTGATATTGCGAATAGGGACAAAGTATTTGATGCTAACATAACAACGGTTGAAAAGATGCCATTAAGTGAGTCTCTTCGTGCTAAGATAAAAGCGGTCCGAACTGATTTAGATAAATACCGTTCAGTGAGAGGTAAGGTGCTAGAATTAGCTAATCAAAATAAAAATGCAGAAGCCTATTTGTTATTTAATCAAGACGCTAAAGCGCTATCTAACGCATTCACGAATGAACTGAGAAATGTAGCTGATGATATAAGGAAATCTGCTGAAGAAGATAATAAACAAAATGAAAAAGCATTCTCGTTGGCCAGTACGCTATTTGTTGTTGTTATTTCTATTTCTATACTTTTAGGTGTCGTGCTTGGTTTGCTCATTTCCAAAAGAATTACGAAACGTCTCAATGACGTTGTGGATTTTTTGGGTATAGTAGCAAAAGGAGATTTTTCGCGCGAGATTTCGTTGGAAAGTTTGCAAGATAAAAGTGAATTTGGTGATGTTTCTAGGGCTGTCGCTACGATGAATAAGAATATTAAGGAGTTAATTCTTCATTTATCCAACACTTCGGAGCAATTAGCATCCTCTTCCGAAGAACTGACGGCAAGTGCGGAACAGTCAGCTCAGGCATCAAATCAGGTGGCTATTTCAGTAACGGAAGTGGCCCAAGGCTCAGAAAGACAGTTGCACTTGGCAAGCGGCGCCAATCAGGTTGTACAACAAATTTCTCATGCAATTACGCAAGTTGCATCAAATACAGAAGTTGTTTCTGAGTCTGCTGAGAAAACAGCGGATATGGCTAATAATGGCGAAAAAGCAATAAAACAAGCCGTGACTCAGATGCAGATCATTGAGAAGAAAACGAAGGATACAGCGGGAGTGATTGGAGAATTAGAAGAAAAATCGAAAAAAATTGGCCAAATTGTTGATGTTATATCGGCTATTTCAGGACAAACTAATTTGTTGGCCTTGAATGCGGCGATTGAAGCGGCACGAGCAGGCGAAGCAGGGCGAGGCTTTGCGGTGGTTGCTGAAGAAGTTAGAAAATTAGCAGAGCAGTCTCAGAATGCGGCAAAACAGATCACTGAGTTAATTGACGAAGTTCAAGCTAAAACTGACAGCGCCGTATCTTTCATGAATGATGGTAAAAAAGAAGTTGAGACAGGCGCTAATGTCGTATCTATGGCAGGACAAAGTTTTGAAGAAATCTTGACGATGGTTCGGGATATGACAAATCAAATTCATGAAATATCTGCGGCGATTGAAGAAATAACAAGCGGGACGCAAAATGTAGTTAATTCTGTACAAGATATTGATAGCGAAAGTAAAAAAACATCCGAACAAACACAGACTATTTCGGCGGCAACGGAAGAACAGTCTGCATCGGTCGAAGAAATTGCATCGGCAAGTCAGCATTTGGCAAATATGGCGGAAGAGTTACAGCAAGCTATTAGGAAATTTAAAATATAA
- a CDS encoding L,D-transpeptidase family protein, with translation MKKKEAVVLYHKYRLEVLWLLWAVFFLCGATGSQAMAANAADVLSEGAVSADVRQLIVVQSDSKNKQAGTLTAWQKKDEKWIVKYGAITVNLGRSGVVSAQKKQEGDGATPAGLYKLRRAFGYEPFSISMPYIQVTEQHRWIDDVASPLYNQLVVGKTQAKSYEEMRRKDELYKLGLVIEYNTEPIVSGKGSAIFMHIRKGPGVPTSGCVAMAEQDIKKILKWLKAEQNPAVFIE, from the coding sequence GTGAAAAAGAAGGAGGCGGTGGTTTTGTACCACAAGTATCGCTTGGAAGTTCTTTGGCTGTTATGGGCCGTGTTTTTTCTATGCGGGGCCACTGGGTCGCAGGCCATGGCAGCGAATGCGGCGGATGTGCTGTCGGAGGGCGCGGTATCGGCAGATGTGCGTCAATTAATCGTTGTACAATCCGACAGTAAAAACAAGCAGGCTGGCACGTTGACGGCGTGGCAGAAAAAAGATGAAAAATGGATTGTGAAATATGGGGCAATTACGGTTAACCTAGGCAGAAGCGGCGTGGTTTCGGCCCAGAAAAAGCAAGAAGGAGACGGTGCTACGCCAGCGGGCTTGTACAAGTTGCGCCGAGCTTTTGGCTATGAGCCGTTCTCTATAAGCATGCCCTATATACAGGTGACGGAGCAGCATCGGTGGATTGATGATGTGGCTTCTCCTTTATATAACCAGCTGGTTGTGGGGAAAACACAGGCAAAATCCTATGAGGAGATGCGGCGCAAGGATGAGTTATATAAACTCGGTTTGGTTATTGAGTATAATACCGAGCCAATTGTGTCTGGCAAGGGAAGTGCTATTTTTATGCATATTCGTAAAGGTCCGGGCGTTCCCACAAGCGGCTGTGTGGCAATGGCGGAACAGGATATAAAGAAGATCCTCAAATGGCTCAAGGCGGAACAAAATCCGGCGGTTTTTATTGAGTAA
- a CDS encoding DUF2442 domain-containing protein, translating into MKISKVTPSENYCLTVVFENAQTVTLDMKGKLQTLRFSSLRNEQVFRAVKADEKSLYWPGDISMAVSEIRELSVKQAEENKDVLRR; encoded by the coding sequence ATGAAAATTAGCAAAGTAACACCGAGTGAAAATTACTGTCTTACCGTCGTGTTTGAAAACGCGCAGACAGTAACGCTGGATATGAAAGGTAAGCTGCAAACTCTTCGCTTTTCCAGCCTGCGCAACGAGCAGGTCTTTAGAGCGGTTAAGGCAGACGAGAAATCCTTGTATTGGCCCGGCGATATCTCTATGGCGGTCAGCGAGATTCGAGAGTTGAGCGTTAAGCAAGCGGAAGAAAATAAAGATGTACTTCGGCGTTAG
- a CDS encoding L-serine ammonia-lyase, iron-sulfur-dependent, subunit alpha, with amino-acid sequence MDAKQYDNYLTILKGELIPAMGCTEPIAIAFAAAKAREALGQMPEELLARCSGNIIKNVKGVIVPNSGGQKGVAAAAVLGAVAGQAERELEVISQVTPEQIEIARQLTAQGICRCELEEGEENLFIRIEVKAGFQTAAVEVRTRHNHIYRIEKNGELLFSQPELATSTFGDKSQLTIQDILCFADEVCLEDVRDIIARQIACNSAISEEGLKNPWGAQVGRTFLESGCDDVRTKARAAAAAGSDARMNGCAMPVVINSGSGNQGITCTMPVVVYAQELDIGEERLYRALVLANLLSLHQKRYIGNLSAYCGAVSAGAAAACGIAYLQGGDYDVIGRTLINSLGNVGGIVCDGAKASCAAKISSAVDAGIMGYELAKRERFFPFGEGLVEKDYEQTLRNIGRMGCCGMKATDVEILNIMIGN; translated from the coding sequence ATGGATGCAAAGCAATATGACAATTATTTGACCATCTTAAAAGGGGAATTGATTCCGGCCATGGGTTGTACCGAGCCGATCGCCATTGCCTTTGCGGCGGCAAAAGCCAGAGAAGCCTTAGGACAAATGCCGGAAGAACTGCTGGCTCGCTGCAGCGGCAATATCATTAAAAATGTGAAGGGCGTTATCGTACCCAATTCGGGCGGGCAAAAAGGCGTAGCCGCTGCCGCGGTGCTGGGGGCCGTCGCCGGTCAGGCCGAGCGGGAATTGGAGGTCATCAGCCAGGTGACGCCGGAGCAAATAGAAATAGCGCGTCAATTGACGGCGCAGGGAATTTGTCGCTGCGAATTGGAAGAAGGCGAAGAAAATCTCTTCATTCGAATCGAAGTGAAAGCCGGTTTTCAAACCGCTGCGGTAGAGGTGCGGACAAGGCATAATCACATCTATCGTATTGAAAAAAACGGCGAGCTTCTTTTCTCGCAGCCGGAACTGGCGACTTCAACCTTTGGCGATAAAAGTCAGCTTACGATTCAAGACATTCTCTGTTTTGCCGACGAGGTATGCCTAGAGGACGTGCGGGATATTATTGCCCGGCAGATTGCCTGCAACTCCGCCATCTCCGAAGAAGGCCTGAAAAACCCCTGGGGAGCGCAAGTGGGACGCACCTTTTTGGAAAGCGGCTGCGATGATGTGCGGACTAAGGCTCGCGCGGCTGCTGCTGCAGGTTCTGATGCGCGTATGAACGGCTGTGCTATGCCGGTAGTTATTAATTCCGGCAGCGGCAATCAGGGTATTACCTGCACCATGCCGGTGGTAGTATACGCCCAGGAGCTGGACATTGGCGAGGAGCGACTGTATCGGGCGTTGGTATTGGCGAATCTTCTCTCGTTGCATCAAAAACGCTACATCGGCAATCTTTCGGCGTACTGCGGCGCCGTTTCGGCGGGAGCGGCCGCAGCCTGTGGCATTGCGTATCTGCAAGGCGGCGATTATGACGTCATCGGCAGAACCTTGATTAATTCGCTGGGGAATGTAGGCGGCATTGTCTGCGACGGAGCGAAGGCATCCTGCGCGGCGAAAATATCCAGCGCCGTAGATGCCGGGATTATGGGGTATGAACTAGCTAAACGGGAGCGGTTTTTTCCCTTTGGCGAAGGCTTGGTAGAGAAGGATTATGAGCAGACTTTGCGAAATATTGGACGCATGGGCTGTTGTGGCATGAAAGCTACTGATGTGGAAATACTCAATATTATGATTGGCAATTGA
- a CDS encoding GntR family transcriptional regulator, which translates to MTKHPNDSLKQQVYNALFSDIINGSYPADTILTEKFLMEKYNVSRAPIREALTQLTGTRLLSSIPRQGYKILHPSTEQLLEVIRFRSALECSFLEMYRSYIDAAWIQELRGICINYNNCPSGDFMSHWRYNCEFHLKLFSIYGNHYAYKLLEDALNIQTIFFVQKQHSASMDLHLALVDYLEKGEIKMAVSILKADIEHLMLSFSPPSS; encoded by the coding sequence ATGACGAAACATCCTAACGACTCGCTAAAGCAGCAAGTATATAATGCTCTTTTCTCTGATATCATCAACGGAAGCTATCCAGCCGATACAATCCTGACCGAAAAATTTCTCATGGAAAAATACAATGTCAGCCGCGCTCCCATTCGCGAAGCATTGACGCAACTAACAGGCACTCGCCTGTTGTCCAGCATTCCACGGCAAGGCTATAAAATTCTACACCCAAGCACCGAGCAACTGCTGGAAGTCATTCGCTTCCGTTCGGCTTTAGAATGTTCTTTCCTAGAAATGTACCGCAGCTATATCGACGCCGCGTGGATTCAAGAGTTGCGCGGCATCTGCATTAACTATAACAATTGCCCCAGCGGCGATTTCATGTCCCACTGGCGCTATAACTGTGAATTCCACTTAAAACTTTTTTCCATCTACGGCAACCATTACGCTTATAAACTGTTAGAAGACGCATTAAACATTCAAACGATTTTCTTCGTACAAAAACAGCATTCCGCTTCTATGGATCTACATTTGGCGTTAGTCGATTATCTGGAAAAAGGCGAAATCAAGATGGCCGTATCTATTTTAAAAGCCGACATCGAACACCTGATGCTTTCGTTTAGTCCTCCCTCTTCGTAA
- a CDS encoding pyridoxamine 5'-phosphate oxidase family protein yields the protein MLSEKFYEVLKNEGVVSIVSWRTAEPHIVNTWNSYLVVTPDERILIPAYAMRKTEKNLQENNKLKMALGNKNVLGYKDYQGTGFVIEGTGKYLESGSEFEMMKEKFSFLTRVLEVTVTSAKQML from the coding sequence ATGTTAAGTGAAAAATTTTATGAGGTCTTGAAAAATGAAGGTGTCGTTTCTATTGTATCTTGGCGCACCGCCGAGCCGCACATTGTGAATACCTGGAATTCCTATTTAGTAGTAACCCCGGACGAAAGAATCTTAATCCCGGCTTACGCCATGCGCAAAACCGAAAAAAACTTACAGGAAAACAATAAATTAAAAATGGCTTTAGGCAACAAAAACGTACTCGGTTATAAAGACTATCAAGGAACCGGCTTTGTCATTGAAGGAACCGGAAAATACCTCGAGTCCGGCTCAGAGTTTGAAATGATGAAAGAAAAATTTTCATTTTTGACCAGAGTATTAGAAGTAACAGTTACTTCCGCCAAACAAATGCTTTGA
- a CDS encoding amidohydrolase family protein → MNWKFMASIFFAGFIFCGSGAEAAADSIDKAQLRNVFEQRIRSMESSGQMPIIDVEFHCGKKIDLKALTAKMDANHVALTWLGPAEGLGDEYSVQANQRFPEYFVPTLIHGDGRRWHGKDPGLLDVLADDAHTGRYFAMGEFEARHYVSDTNDRNVHLPLTSPSFHRIFRLSQETGLPFLIHHEAEDVMLPEMESMLQQYPQAKVVWCHVGRNRNYTTWSRWMGTKTVRDFLEKYPNLYFDLVQSPPNSSPFGYRQCIMYDINGNTVTLNREWKKLFIDFPDRFVIGSDVNGGRWEQYDEVFGRLRTVVLQALPREVAEKIAYKNAWKLMNGEEWQP, encoded by the coding sequence TTGAATTGGAAATTTATGGCGTCGATTTTTTTTGCTGGCTTCATTTTTTGCGGCTCTGGGGCGGAAGCTGCTGCAGACAGTATCGACAAGGCGCAGCTTCGCAACGTATTTGAACAGCGAATTCGAAGTATGGAAAGCTCGGGGCAGATGCCGATTATTGACGTAGAATTTCACTGCGGCAAAAAAATAGACCTTAAAGCGCTCACTGCTAAGATGGATGCAAATCATGTTGCTTTAACGTGGCTGGGACCGGCGGAAGGTTTAGGGGATGAATATTCCGTACAGGCCAATCAGAGGTTCCCTGAGTATTTTGTGCCCACCCTCATTCATGGTGATGGGCGGCGGTGGCATGGTAAAGATCCAGGATTATTGGATGTACTGGCGGACGACGCTCATACGGGGCGATATTTTGCGATGGGTGAGTTTGAAGCCCGTCATTATGTGTCGGATACAAATGATCGAAATGTGCACCTTCCGCTGACGAGTCCGTCGTTTCATAGGATTTTTCGACTTTCACAAGAAACGGGGCTTCCCTTTTTGATTCATCATGAAGCGGAAGATGTTATGCTGCCGGAAATGGAAAGTATGCTCCAGCAGTATCCACAGGCTAAAGTAGTCTGGTGCCATGTAGGGAGAAACCGGAATTACACAACTTGGAGCCGCTGGATGGGTACTAAAACGGTGCGGGATTTTCTTGAGAAGTATCCCAACTTGTATTTTGATTTGGTGCAATCTCCGCCCAATTCCAGTCCGTTTGGCTATCGCCAGTGTATTATGTATGATATCAATGGGAATACAGTTACGCTAAATCGTGAGTGGAAGAAACTATTCATAGATTTTCCAGATCGTTTTGTAATTGGCAGTGATGTAAATGGAGGTCGGTGGGAGCAATATGACGAAGTTTTCGGCAGGCTGCGTACGGTGGTTTTGCAAGCGCTCCCGCGAGAGGTTGCGGAAAAAATTGCCTATAAGAATGCATGGAAATTGATGAATGGTGAGGAATGGCAGCCATAA